One Verrucomicrobiota bacterium genomic window, ACCCACGGATAAAAAAATCACCGAAAACAGTTGCAAAAATTAACACCGTTGCTGGCGGAAATCGGTTATGAGCGACGCAACGGTTACGCCTGGTACGGTAATTGGCCCGCCGCGCTGCTGGATAAAGAGTATCCCGCGTGGAAGCGAACCAAAAGCAAGTGAATCCATCCTGTCTGCAGAAACATTTAACAAAACCTTGACCGGCGCGGCATAGAAATCAACGGCTGACGGCAGGTTGCAGGGTAATGGTACCGCCGTTGGGCACAGCATCGAATAGCAACTGCCCTTTTGCCGCCAGGCGGACGGTGCGATTGGTGCCCTGAACGATACCGCATTGTTGCCAGGCGGCTGGCACCGCCGTAATGAGGGTCAAGGGAGCATCGTAGAGTTGTGCGGCGGCGGCGCTTGTGAGTTCCAATCGGAGGCTCCGTTCACTGGCGTCCAACACGCGCACTTTGGCGGTAGCCTGCTCCGTGGCGTATTTATGCATGGAGATGTGATCGGTGATCCACAACTGACCCGCATCACGCCGCTCCTTCAAGGCGTCGAGCAGCGGCAGGAAGACATCTTGCTTTAGCGCCCAGAAATCCTGGTAACTCCAATTCGGTTTGATGCGTTCGACGCCGTGAATGACCAGGTATTCCATGCCGTTGGTAGCGATGGCGCGATCCGCCAACGCCAGCATTTCAGCAGTAGTCTTGAGGTGATAGACAGCACCATGGTTTTTGAAGTCCGGTCGGCTGATCAAATGATTCTTTTCCAACAGTTGCTGCGTCTCGACCGGTGTCAGGTTCCAGGTCTTGACGCCAGGCATGCCCCAGGAGATCAGGCGTGGTTCGTTCCCCGGCACCATGCGCAAGATCGCGCGATTGCACTCGGTGATTTCACGGTCAGCATCCGCCACGTTGGTCGCGCCTTGATGCGTCATGGTATGATTGCCATAGACCATACCCTGCCGCCATAAGTTGGTTTCCCATTCCCCGCTGAATTTCTTGTATTCGCCTTTGCCGGGATTGATGTAAAAAGTGGCGGTCATCCCGCGTTTGAGCAATTCCGGCACGGCGACCTGCCAATGGCTGGGCCAGCTATCGTCGAACATCAGCAGAAACGCGGCTTTCCGATCATCTTTCCACCGGGCGACCCGGGTGCTTCCCAGTGGCTCAGGCTCAGCCAAACAGGACACGCTTGAGCACAGCCAACAAAGACCAAGTCCAGCAACCAGCAACCGATGGTGGACGCGCTGCAAACTTGTCTTCCCGCAAAACTGTAAAATCCGTTTGATCATTTTATGCCTTTTCGCCGCTGACCAACAGCGTTTCAAAATGCGGCGGCTGTTCTTCCACGGCCACCCGCTGCACTTCGATGTGTTTGAAGCCAGCCAACTCCATCCATTGATGCAATTCCGCCTCGGTAAAACCCAGCCAGCGATCCCCGTACAATTCCCGGGCCTGTTCAAATTTATGCGCGAGCAAATCCAGAATGAACACCTGCCCGCCCGAACGAAGGATGCGGAACGCGCTGGCGATGGCGTTGGCGGGAGTAACCGCGTGATGCAGTGCCTGGCTCAGGATGACCAAATCCACGCTGGCTGGCACAATGGGCGGATTTTCCAGATCGCCCAAACGGAATTCCAAATTCTTCAACCCGTTCTTTTTGGCTTTGCGCGCCCCGAACGCCACCATTTTCTCCGAGTTATCCACGGCAATAATGCGCTTGCAACGGCGGGCCAGCAATTCGCTCAACAACCCTTCGCCCGACCCCAGATCCGCCACTTCCAAGGGCGGCATGATGCGGAGCAGCAGTTGGCCGAACGCCTGCCACGAGCGTCCTGGACCGTAGCTGCGATCAAAACGCCCCGCCACCTGGTTGAAATACAGCTTATCCTGTTGCTGCCGCAACCCCAGGATGCGTTTGCGGTTTAATTGATCGGCGGCATGTTCCGGCGTCTCCGTGGCGCCTTGCACCGCGATGCGGAAGAACTCCTGCGTCGCAACGTCCGCGCTGGCATTGGCGCGGTAGAACGTTCGTTTTCCATCGCGCCGGGATTCCAGGAAGCCGGTTTCCTGTAACTGCCCCAGATGCGTGGAGATACGCGACTGCCCCAGGTGAGTGATTGCCTGAAGTTCCTGCACAGAGAGTTCCTC contains:
- a CDS encoding metalloregulator ArsR/SmtB family transcription factor, encoding MFSTLKSLRALSDPTRLRILALLEGEELSVQELQAITHLGQSRISTHLGQLQETGFLESRRDGKRTFYRANASADVATQEFFRIAVQGATETPEHAADQLNRKRILGLRQQQDKLYFNQVAGRFDRSYGPGRSWQAFGQLLLRIMPPLEVADLGSGEGLLSELLARRCKRIIAVDNSEKMVAFGARKAKKNGLKNLEFRLGDLENPPIVPASVDLVILSQALHHAVTPANAIASAFRILRSGGQVFILDLLAHKFEQARELYGDRWLGFTEAELHQWMELAGFKHIEVQRVAVEEQPPHFETLLVSGEKA
- a CDS encoding polysaccharide deacetylase family protein: MAEPEPLGSTRVARWKDDRKAAFLLMFDDSWPSHWQVAVPELLKRGMTATFYINPGKGEYKKFSGEWETNLWRQGMVYGNHTMTHQGATNVADADREITECNRAILRMVPGNEPRLISWGMPGVKTWNLTPVETQQLLEKNHLISRPDFKNHGAVYHLKTTAEMLALADRAIATNGMEYLVIHGVERIKPNWSYQDFWALKQDVFLPLLDALKERRDAGQLWITDHISMHKYATEQATAKVRVLDASERSLRLELTSAAAAQLYDAPLTLITAVPAAWQQCGIVQGTNRTVRLAAKGQLLFDAVPNGGTITLQPAVSR
- a CDS encoding pectate lyase gives rise to the protein MQKLTPLLAEIGYERRNGYAWYGNWPAALLDKEYPAWKRTKSK